TAATCCTCCATCATCATTGTCCTCTTCACGGAAGCAAATCTTCCCACGTCTCACGAGTGAAGTACCACTTCAGGTTCTGGGTTTCTTCTTGCTGATCTTCTCGACGGTGGTCTCCACCACCAGGGCCGTCTCCTCGTAACCCTTCACCTTGTTGTCGCCGGACAGCCTCTCCACCgtctccagcacctccaccttctCGTAGCTCAGGGTGTCCGGGTGGTAGCTGCGGGTGGGAGGGCTGCCGGGCGTGGGACGGCGGCCCCTAGGCCCGGTCGGGAGGGTATCCCCCGGGGAAGGGTAGGGGCCGGCTGGACGAGgagcggggccggggccggggccggggccggggccggggccggggccgggggctgGAGATGGCTCGGGGTCCTTGGCCTTTGGGTCTCCGTTTCTACCCTTGCCTCTACCGCCACCTCcattacctccacctcctccgtccTTTCCCTTGCCGCCGTTGTCGCCCTTCCTATCgccgccaccagagggcagagTGGGGTCGCTGGGGCCGGGCATGGGCATGGGCATGGGCGGGGGTGGAGGATGGGGATAGGCGGGTCCACCGGGCCCGTAGGGCGGGTCGTAGGGGGGCATGAACATCCCGTCCCCGGCGGTGATAAAGACGTGGccggcggagggggaggaggtgcagaAGCAGGGGTCCATGTAGCTGGCGTCCCCCGTCACCAGGACGTAGCGGCCCTTGGTGTAGAAGTCGGCGATGGGCTCAGGCCTGCGGTACTTCCTCATCCGGTCGCGCACGATGTTGCAGAGCGTGTCGAACGCCTTGCTGAGCTGGGCGCCGTCGGGGACGTCCTGGGGGGACACCCGTGCCCCTGGCACGGAGCCGGTGCTCTGCTCcgtcctcctcaccacctcatcCTCCCCCCCGGCGGCGTCTCCGTGGGAGGGGGCAACGGGACGGTCGTCCTGGGAACAGTCGGTCACGTCTCTTGGGCCgagctccttcttcttctgcacCTTCTTGGCCAGGTTCTTCTGGCGGGGCTTGATGGTGGTGATGTCCTGGATGGCCTGGGTGAGGTCTGGGTGGGATAGTGGTCAGAGGACATGGTGATGTCTGGAGGGGAGCCCACAACTCTCAGCGTGAAACCATTCAATGTGTTGTGTGGAATTATGGGCTGTATCAATATGGGACATTTTGCTGGCATTAATGGGTGATGTTAACCACTTCCACTATTTCTTATTAATTATAGAGATACAATTGACATTCCAATTGCAGATTGCATTCCAAATGTGTTTGGTTAAGATTCTGTACCGGCCAATAGTAGCTTGGTATTTATATAAAGATTGGAATTTGTATCTGCGAGGAGGAAAGCACTCTTCCGAATTATATTACCAGTATAAGGGAAATCGTATACTTATGTTTTGAATAAAAAACGTCATGTTTTATAGAATGAGTTACCTCATCTCTCATCAATCCTGTGTGTGGCATGCAAGTATGTTTGTGTCTTGGGTATAGATATTGCATTAAGATTTTTGCACATGTCAGACTACATTTCGTACATTTCCTACACTATCCGCTGAGACACTGAACACTTTGCCTTGAGTGGAGGCTGAATTTCTAAGAACTTGATGAAGCCAAGTGGGCCGACGACACAATAGCCAGTGATTTGAATGTTTAATGAATAGAGATGATGAGCTCAGCACGTGACCCCCGCCGTGTTGGTAAACTCACCTCTCCCTCGGCTGGGCGCGGTAGGTGCGTGCGGGTTGCAACAATTAGTGGTGAACAGGGTAATGGGTGTGCCAATTATCGCTGAGTTCAACCTGCAGAGATCAGAACAGGTTCAACCAGACAACAAAGGTTATAGCCAAGGGAAGGGGATCCCTGGGTACATACATTTCAAATAGACctgtaatattatttatttatacaaaataaaaataaaagaggaaGAATGTATACACAGAAATTTGAAAGCATGAACTGAATATGAGCTTGATGTGGAAGTGACTGTGGTACAGCACTGCCATCTGTTGGCGGACATTAGGAAATACACCTGTGAACTAGTAAACGGAGTGTGCTTGGTTGAAGTCTTCAACTATGTGTTGATTTTTCTGGATATGGGTTTTCCGGATATGGTCTATAGATTAGGATGCTCATTGTTGTGTCAGTGTATCACTGACACCTCCTTAAGGGGAGCAGTATCCCACACTTAACAATAACATCATGTTACATTTATTCACCACTATCTTGGCCTAATCCCCATGCTTATTCCCCCTGTGTCCCGATTTTCAAATGTGGGTCACCTTGattactctctctctgattATGTTTACCTGTGTTTCTGCATGTTTCTCAGTTATTTCTTTGATTCTGACCTGATTACTGTGCGCTTTGTTCTAACAAACGACAGGCCTGTTGCCTGTCAAGTTGTTGAATCCCTGTGATGTTTTCACCCTAGACAACCATGAACCAGGAACCCCTGCGGTTCGTCTGAACATGGATGAACACACGTTGCTATGTAGTCACACTCTGTCACCACCACAGATGGCTGGGGACAGATCCACACTGGCTTCTTCAACCACTTTGAAATGATgaatcatctttttttttttaaagaatccTCTGTACTGAAGCATGTGTCCTTGTGAAAAACCGTCAATGTTCCTTTGTTGGTATGCAGCGAAACAAACATCTAAATCCATTTATTGTATTGTCGGTTTAAATTGTGTGCGGCCAGGTTTGGAGTGCCGTGCACAAACATTGGTTGTAAACAATCAAGGATGTATCGGCTAAAACTGATGAAGCTTCACAAGAAGTGGATCGAAATGTTTGTTTCGCACCGACCCAACAATATATTTGTCTGATTTTAGGGAGGACATGTGCCTGAGCACAGCCTGTACTTTGACGTCTTTGAAGTTGTTAACATCTGCGTTGTCGACGGTGACGGACTGCAGCACCGTGTGTTCATACATGTTTAAAGGAGCCCAGGAGGAACTTATGGGGCTGATGTCTTACTCTGTTCAAACGAAGTTCTGTTACGATTTACCCATAAGTAGCCAAGAATTAAGTAGCCAAGATAACTTAACTATTCATGTTATAATGATCCACAAACAAAATATTACAGATCTGAATTATTAAACAGCAAATGTCTGGTGTTTGTTCTTGGGCCTTTTCAGTTGCCACACCatccctctggaactccctccccaagCACATCCGACAGGCTAGCACACTCCCATCATTTAAAGAGGCCCTAAAAACCCACCTTCTCAAGATCGCTTTCAACACATgacctccttcccttctctcccctccccttcctagTCTATTTCAGTTTTTTAGCTACCTATTTTTATcctattttatctttttatctTTCTACTTACGTTATTACTACTTACACGTCTATACGttattattcaattattttattctttcttcaCTCTGTTCAGCGACTTTGAGTATTTAGAAGAGCACTATAAAAGTTGAatgcatgattattattaggggtccgagcaaCGAAGCCGAGTTCGGCGCTCCTTACCGGTTGTCCTCGTTCTCGATGATCCTCTTGTAGCGTTCCAGCTCGTTCTCCAGGGACGTCTGGTACATGGCCAGGTGGCGGCACTCGCTGGTGTAGCGCTCCAGGGAGCGCTCCGCCTCCTCGATGGTCTTGCGCAGCGCCTCGATCTGGTCGTTGTAGGCCTGGATCTCGTCGTCGTAGCCGTCC
This genomic window from Gadus macrocephalus chromosome 15, ASM3116895v1 contains:
- the LOC132473164 gene encoding filensin, which encodes MFKTSYLREVRKDKYERSDVFEEEEPAGDESSAGASAIQGWESLQELNGRFARYINRARVLEQRNAVFRKQLETLQRMEEVSGLEEAFTEQIDVNRQRIRELSSEHAKLERELKDACRMLDEYTSKYRNECEYQEQLRSTLEQLNREADQALLGNLEHQIQNQFLQDDILSTRDRHKKNLAEIQTYVNILHQINQTAPLLQNMSMGISEDQERLLTQRRVPELQSQLEEYKSAICQLQMQKQRLQTETGSLEQAIKSTQDGYDDEIQAYNDQIEALRKTIEEAERSLERYTSECRHLAMYQTSLENELERYKRIIENEDNRLNSAIIGTPITLFTTNCCNPHAPTAPSRGRDLTQAIQDITTIKPRQKNLAKKVQKKKELGPRDVTDCSQDDRPVAPSHGDAAGGEDEVVRRTEQSTGSVPGARVSPQDVPDGAQLSKAFDTLCNIVRDRMRKYRRPEPIADFYTKGRYVLVTGDASYMDPCFCTSSPSAGHVFITAGDGMFMPPYDPPYGPGGPAYPHPPPPPMPMPMPGPSDPTLPSGGGDRKGDNGGKGKDGGGGGNGGGGRGKGRNGDPKAKDPEPSPAPGPGPGPGPGPGPGPAPRPAGPYPSPGDTLPTGPRGRRPTPGSPPTRSYHPDTLSYEKVEVLETVERLSGDNKVKGYEETALVVETTVEKISKKKPRT